A genomic region of Nymphaea colorata isolate Beijing-Zhang1983 chromosome 2, ASM883128v2, whole genome shotgun sequence contains the following coding sequences:
- the LOC116248284 gene encoding fimbrin-2-like encodes MAGFVGVLVSDPWLQNQFTQVELRSLRSHFDSIRRECGKVKVGDLPSRMSNIKVVGEFLTEEERASFLGNKYKNMDEEVNFETFLRVHLSLQEHIDAQIGSINNSSAFLKAATTTLLHTISESEKASYVSHINAYLAEDQFLKKYLPIDPLTNDLFKIVKDGVLLCKLINVAVPGTIDDRTINTKGALNPWERNENHTLCLNSAKAIGCTVVNIGTEDLIEGRPHLVLGLIFQIIKIQLLADLNLRKTPQLVQLVDDSKDVEELMNQPPEKILLRWMNFHLKKAGYRKTISNFSSDVKDGEAYAVLLNVLAPEHSKRTVLDVKEPTERAKLILEHADRIGCKRYLTPKDIVDGSPNLNLAFVAHIFQHRNGLPSHSKHLPAVNEFVLEETLVSREEKSFRMWINSLGNSIYINNIFEDVRNGWVLLEVLDKLSPGIVNWKHATRPPVKTLFRKVENCNQVVMIGKQLKFSLVNVSGHDIVQGNKKLILAFLWQLMRYNILHLLKNLPRHSSGREITDSDILRWANAKVKSSARNSRMECFKDKTLANGIFFLQLLSSVESHAVNWKLVTKGENDEEKRMNATYIISVARKLGCSIFLLPEDIMEVNQKMMLTLTASIMHWSLKQQPLEETSSAASDSENDSSVETLSTSATDDSASET; translated from the exons ATGGCTGGCTTTGTGGGTGTTTTAGTTTCAGATCCATGGCTTCAAAACCAGTTCACTCAAGTGGAGCTGAGGAGCTTAAGGTCTCAT TTTGATTCTATAAGGAGAGAATGTGGGAAAGTGAAAGTTGGGGACCTGCCGTCAAGGATGTCGAACATCAAAGTGGTGGGGGAGTTTTTGACAGAAGAGGAGAGAGCCTCCTTCTTGGGAAACAAATATAAGAACATGGATGAAGAAGTAAACTTTGAAACTTTTCTTAGG GTTCATTTGAGTTTACAAGAGCATATAGATGCTCAAATTGGAAGCATCAATAATTCATCAGCGTTCCTGAAGGCTGCTACAACCACCTTGTTGCACACCATCAGCGAATCAGAGAAGGCTTCTTATGTTTCTCACATCAATGCCTACCTTGCAGAAgaccaatttttgaaaaaatatcttCCTATCGATCCTTTGACTAACGACCTctttaaaattgtaaaagatgGCGTATTGCTCTG TAAGCTTATTAATGTGGCTGTTCCTGGTACTATTGATGATCGGACAATCAATACAAAGGGCGCACTTAATCCATGGGAGAGGAACGAGAATCACACACTTTGCCTCAACTCTGCCAAAGCCATCGGATGTACAGTTGTGAATATTGGTACTGAAGACTTAATAGAAGGGCGT CCACATCTCGTACTCGGATTGATATTTCAAATTATCAAG ATACAACTGCTGGCAGACCTGAACTTGAGGAAGACACCTCAGTTGGTGCAGTTGGTGGATGACAGCAAG GATGTCGAGGAGCTTATGAATCAACCACCTGAAAAGATTTTACTGAGATGgatgaattttcatttgaagaaagCTGGATATAGAAAAACAATATCTAACTTCTCTTCAGATGTGAAG GATGGAGAGGCTTATGCTGTTCTACTGAATGTGCTTGCACCCGAACACAGTAAAAGGACAGTTCTTGATGTAAAGGAACCCACTGAAAGGGCGAAACTAATCCTTGAACATGCAGATAGAATTGGTTGCAAGAGATATTTGACACCTAAAGATATAGTAGATGGCTCACCAAATCTAAATCTTGCTTTTGTGGCGCACATTTTTCAACATAG GAATGGCCTGCCATCTCACTCAAAGCATCTCCCTGCCGTCAATGAATTTGTTCTGGAAGAGACACTAGTCTCCAGGGAGGAGAAATCATTTCGAATGTGGATCAATAGTCTTGGAAACTCTATCTACATTAACAATATCTTTGAAGATGTTAGAAATGG GTGGGTCCTTTTAGAGGTTCTCGACAAGCTGTCACCTGGAATAGTTAACTGGAAACATGCAACAAGGCCTCCAGTTAAGACATTGTTCAGAAAAGTGGAGAACTGTAATCAAGTTGTGATGATTGGAAAACAATTGAAGTTTTCTCTTGTTAATGTTTCTGGACATGACATTGTACAAGGAAATAAGAAACTTATTCTTG CTTTTCTGTGGCAACTGATGCGCTACAATATTCTCCATCTACTAAAGAATCTACCACGTCACTCCAGTGGCAGGGAGATAACTGATTCAGATATCTTGAGGTGGGCAAATGCTAAAGTTAAGAGCTCAGCGAGAAATTCTAGAATGGAATGTTTTAAG GACAAAACTCTTGCAAATGGAATATTTTTCCTTCAGCTTCTTAGTTCAGTGGAGTCCCATGCGGTGAACTGGAAACTGGTCACAAAAGGGGAAAATG ATGAAGAGAAAAGGATGAACGCTACCTACATCATTAGTGTTGCAAGAAAACTTGGGTGCTCTATTTTCCTGTTGCCAGAAGACATCATGGAG GTTAACCAGAAGATGATGCTCACTCTAACAGCTAGCATCATGCATTGGAGCCTAAAACAACAGCCTTTGGAAGAAACATCTTCTGCAGCTTCTGATAGTGAAAATGATAGCTCTGTGGAAACTTTGTCAACTTCGGCTACTGATGATAGTGCCTCCGAGACTTAG
- the LOC116247114 gene encoding transcription factor IBH1 has translation MKPSRNPNSLPPMFARRFLKALTTINLSRRRSAVSARARRIKQAADVCLASAAAACNAKRAWSRAVLKRSRAVLCRQRRRQLRERRRIMAVPKSESCQQGRAELLRQLVPGGVGMDFCGLLEEAADYIKSLKAQVQVMQCIADSLSC, from the coding sequence atgaaaccTTCAAGAAACCCTAACTCCCTGCCACCCATGTTCGCGAGGCGCTTCCTCAAGGCCCTCACCACCATAAACCTCAGCAGGCGGCGCTCTGCCGTCTCCGCGCGCGCCCGGCGGATCAAACAGGCCGCCGATGTCTGCTTGGCTTCGGCGGCCGCTGCATGCAATGCCAAGAGAGCGTGGAGCAGAGCCGTGCTCAAACGCAGCCGAGCCGTCCTCTGCaggcagcggcggcggcagctgAGAGAACGACGGCGGATCATGGCCGTCCCGAAGAGTGAGAGCTGCCAACAAGGCCGAGCCGAGTTGCTGCGGCAGCTGGTGCCTGGAGGAGTGGGAATGGATTTCTGCGGCTTGTTAGAGGAGGCGGCCGATTATATTAAGTCGTTGAAGGCTCAGGTACAGGTCATGCAGTGCATCGCCGATTCGCTTTCCTGCTAA
- the LOC116248285 gene encoding rho GDP-dissociation inhibitor 1-like, producing MSAVMGALKNVGFCSEIEKDKVLEENGGIAGPSGDVRANGGGGDEVEKLSRKSSHASICSTDDGDDGEDDEDGDDDGVDESTKSKDETAIALGPQCTLKEQIEKDKEDESLRRWKEQLLGSVDLTAVGEALEPEVKIMSLAISSPGRPDLHLPIPFVPNAKGYAFALKDGSTYRLKFTFQVSKNIVSGLKYTNTVWKTGIRVDSTRVMLGTFSPQQEPYTYELEEETTPSGIFARGSYSARTKFVDDDGKVYLDINYSFEIRKEWP from the exons atgTCTGCTGTCATGGGAGCGTTGAAGAACGTTGGGTTCTGCTCGGAGATAGAGAAAGATAAGGTGTTGGAGGAGAACGGTGGGATTGCTGGTCCTTCTGGCGATGTCCGTGCCAATGGGGGTGGTGGAGATGAGGTTGAGAAGTTGAGCAGGAAGTCCAGCCACGCTTCCATTTGCTCTACTGACGATGGGGACGATGGCGAGGATGATGaggatggtgatgatgatggcgTTGATGAGTCCACTAAGTCCAAGGATGAAACGGCTATTGCCCTTGGTCCTCAGTGCACCCTCAAGGAGCAAATTGAGAAAGACAAG GAAGATGAGAGCCTGAGAAGATGGAAAGAACAATTGCTTGGAAGTGTGGATTTGACAGCAGTTGGAG AGGCACTTGAACCAGAGGTTAAGATAATGAGCCTTGCAATCTCGTCCCCTGGTCGGCCTGATCTGCATCTGCCCATTCCTTTTGTACCGAATGCAAAGGGCTACGCTTTCGCGCTAAAAGATGGAAGCACTTATCGTCTCAAATTCACCTTCCAGGTTTCCAAGAACATTGTTTCTGGACTCAAATATACTAACACCGTGTGGAAGACTGGCATAAGAG TTGACAGTACAAGAGTGATGCTGGGAACCTTCAGTCCACAACAAGAGCCGTACACCTATGAACTGGAGGAAGAAACCACACCTTCTGGGATCTTTGCAAGGGGCTCCTATTCAGCAAGAACAAAG TTTGTGGATGACGATGGCAAGGTCTACTTGGATATCAATTACAGCTTTGAGATCAGAAAAGAATGGCCGTAG